In one Zymobacter palmae genomic region, the following are encoded:
- the hemB gene encoding porphobilinogen synthase codes for MSSRFPTTRLRRLRRTPALRDLVRENTLSAEHLIYPIFVEEGLDEPQPINGMPGQYRIPESQLADEARRLAALGLRSIMPFGVSHHKDDIGSDALSGTGLLARMTRTIKEAAPELVVIPDICFCEYTTHGHCGVICDDHVDNDITIANLGRQAVIAAAAGADMVAPSAAMDGQVAAIRAALDDAGFSHVPIMAYSTKMASSFYGPFREAAGSTLKGDRKAYQMDPMNGREALRESLQDEAEGADILMVKPAMAYLDVMADIRRHSLLPLAAYQVSGEYAMIKFAAQAGVIDERAVVRESLGAMRRAGADLILTYFAAQLLEEGL; via the coding sequence ATGTCCAGCCGTTTCCCGACCACTCGCCTTCGCCGTTTGCGTCGCACGCCAGCCCTGCGCGATCTGGTCCGTGAAAACACACTGAGTGCCGAACATCTGATCTATCCCATCTTCGTCGAAGAGGGGCTGGATGAGCCTCAGCCCATTAATGGCATGCCGGGCCAGTACCGCATTCCCGAAAGCCAGTTGGCCGATGAAGCGCGCCGTCTGGCGGCACTGGGGCTGCGCAGCATCATGCCGTTTGGCGTATCGCACCACAAGGATGATATCGGTAGCGATGCATTGTCGGGCACTGGGCTGCTAGCGCGTATGACGCGTACGATCAAGGAAGCCGCGCCGGAACTGGTGGTTATTCCCGACATCTGTTTTTGCGAATACACCACTCACGGCCATTGCGGTGTCATCTGCGATGATCACGTCGACAACGACATCACCATCGCCAACCTCGGGCGTCAGGCGGTGATCGCGGCCGCCGCAGGGGCTGATATGGTGGCGCCGTCGGCAGCGATGGACGGTCAAGTTGCGGCCATCCGCGCGGCCCTTGATGACGCTGGCTTCTCCCATGTGCCGATCATGGCCTACTCGACCAAGATGGCCTCGTCGTTCTATGGTCCGTTCCGCGAAGCGGCGGGCAGCACGCTGAAGGGTGACCGTAAGGCCTATCAGATGGATCCGATGAACGGGCGCGAGGCGCTGCGTGAATCCTTGCAGGACGAAGCCGAAGGGGCGGACATCTTGATGGTCAAGCCCGCGATGGCCTATCTGGACGTGATGGCCGACATCCGCCGCCACAGCCTGTTGCCGCTCGCGGCCTATCAGGTCAGCGGTGAATACGCGATGATTAAGTTTGCGGCGCAGGCTGGTGTTATCGACGAGCGTGCGGTCGTGCGGGAATCGCTGGGCGCTATGCGTCGTGCGGGAGCAGATCTGATTCTGACCTATTTCGCTGCGCAGCTGCTGGAAGAAGGGCTGTAG
- a CDS encoding NAD(P)/FAD-dependent oxidoreductase, whose product MSAQHYDYLIVGAGMAAACAAQGIRERDKNGSIGIIGDDIDPPATRPALSKKLWLDPAFSLQKIWMRPDQHADAHLHLQHHVVELDRHKCTVRCSNGARFHYGRLLLATGGKPTLQRLPPSERVLYFRTVSDYRVLRAWSHTDGTLHAVVVGGSWLGMELAAALCQQERVQVQWVFSQPQPGIDRFPPELCTWLQHAFSTHGVDMLSENHALQGDESEDGISLVLEDGSDISADVAVMCTGIAPCDELAYQSGLAVDDGITVNEHLQTSDPAVFAAGDIAFYPDSRLGRQRVEHVDNAQQMGHCAGRNMAGASEAYTHTPYFYTRLFGLDLKGIGHMSTDLQLICHWKTPPAPGNTPCGVIYYADDDSTLRGVVLINIDDSEAGLTLARQVINTRDSGRPEALLKA is encoded by the coding sequence GTGAGCGCACAGCACTACGACTACCTCATCGTTGGCGCAGGTATGGCGGCCGCCTGCGCGGCTCAGGGCATCCGTGAGCGCGACAAGAACGGTTCGATCGGGATTATCGGCGATGACATCGATCCACCGGCCACCCGCCCCGCCCTGTCGAAGAAGTTGTGGCTCGATCCCGCGTTTAGCCTACAGAAGATATGGATGCGTCCCGATCAGCATGCAGATGCCCACCTCCACCTTCAACATCATGTCGTCGAACTGGACCGACACAAATGTACGGTCCGCTGTAGTAACGGTGCCCGCTTTCACTATGGCCGCCTACTGCTGGCAACTGGAGGCAAGCCCACTCTGCAACGGCTACCACCAAGTGAGCGCGTGCTTTATTTCCGCACGGTCTCCGACTACCGTGTGCTGCGCGCGTGGAGCCACACCGACGGCACTCTGCACGCCGTCGTCGTAGGTGGCAGCTGGCTAGGCATGGAGCTTGCCGCGGCGCTGTGCCAGCAGGAACGCGTACAGGTGCAATGGGTCTTCTCTCAACCACAGCCTGGCATCGACCGCTTTCCTCCCGAGCTATGCACATGGCTACAGCACGCCTTCAGCACCCACGGCGTGGACATGCTCAGCGAGAATCATGCGCTACAGGGTGATGAAAGCGAAGACGGCATATCGCTAGTATTGGAAGACGGCTCGGACATCAGCGCCGACGTTGCGGTGATGTGCACCGGGATAGCCCCGTGTGACGAACTGGCCTATCAAAGCGGCCTCGCTGTTGACGACGGCATTACTGTCAACGAGCACCTACAGACCTCCGACCCCGCCGTATTCGCCGCAGGCGATATCGCTTTCTACCCCGACAGCAGGCTAGGACGGCAGCGCGTGGAACACGTGGACAACGCCCAGCAGATGGGGCACTGCGCCGGACGCAACATGGCGGGTGCGTCCGAGGCCTATACACATACACCTTACTTCTATACCCGTCTGTTCGGGCTGGACTTGAAGGGCATCGGCCACATGAGTACCGACCTGCAGCTCATCTGCCACTGGAAGACGCCGCCCGCCCCCGGTAACACCCCGTGCGGGGTGATCTACTACGCCGACGATGACAGCACCTTACGAGGAGTCGTCCTTATCAATATCGACGATAGCGAAGCCGGTCTGACCCTAGCGCGCCAAGTGATCAACACACGCGACAGCGGCCGCCCAGAAGCGCTGCTGAAAGCGTAA
- a CDS encoding isochorismate lyase codes for MQTPITCRSLTDIRQAIDRIDHDIILKLAERMHYVLAASYFKPDAASIPAPERVRAMLPKRMQWAEEHQLDGTFVHDLFTQLIQWYITQQTLYWHQQHPPSQNDSAL; via the coding sequence ATGCAGACACCCATCACCTGCCGCAGCCTGACCGATATCCGGCAGGCCATCGACCGCATTGACCATGACATCATCCTGAAGCTGGCCGAACGTATGCACTACGTACTGGCCGCCTCGTACTTCAAGCCCGATGCCGCCAGCATCCCTGCCCCTGAACGCGTCAGAGCAATGCTGCCCAAGCGCATGCAGTGGGCGGAAGAACATCAGCTGGACGGCACCTTTGTGCATGACCTCTTCACCCAGCTCATCCAGTGGTACATCACCCAGCAGACCCTCTACTGGCACCAACAACACCCACCGTCTCAGAACGACAGCGCCCTATAA
- a CDS encoding Gfo/Idh/MocA family oxidoreductase: protein MTSSQPKRRIIVVGATFGEWYLNAFMQIDAPLELAGLMSTGSERSRQLAHDFGIPLYTDIQALPDDIDIACIVVSSTVAGGAGTRLAEAFLSRGVHVIQEHPVHPDEVSALQQRAAQHQCHYWVSSLYPHVPAGRCWVSEARQISERLQEPARFIRLTTSRQLLYSTLDMLLSAQPIDAEAVDIVLIDTDADFHLLRYRWPTGTATLWLQRYQDPTSPDMHSLVMHHQQIGWTEGYLTLNASYGPVIWSSTLHVNHPHDSTTTLYHRPEALNEIASQTRYAAPYQWRDCCESEGPAGIAHLLTQFDHALNADPTALATAATHQRAVARLWQRTLQCVGAAEDRHLEAPRYDALTPWTYAEEEHL from the coding sequence ATGACCAGTTCCCAACCCAAACGCCGCATAATCGTTGTGGGCGCAACGTTCGGCGAGTGGTACCTCAATGCGTTCATGCAGATTGATGCCCCGCTAGAGCTGGCAGGGCTGATGAGCACGGGCAGCGAACGCTCGCGACAGCTTGCCCATGATTTTGGCATTCCTCTCTACACCGATATCCAGGCTCTCCCTGACGACATCGACATCGCCTGCATCGTCGTCAGTTCGACGGTAGCTGGCGGTGCTGGCACCCGGTTGGCCGAAGCGTTTTTGTCACGTGGCGTTCATGTAATCCAAGAGCATCCCGTGCACCCCGACGAGGTAAGCGCCCTGCAACAGCGGGCTGCCCAGCACCAGTGCCACTACTGGGTCAGTAGCCTTTACCCGCACGTGCCTGCGGGCCGCTGCTGGGTATCGGAAGCACGCCAGATCAGCGAACGCCTCCAAGAACCCGCACGCTTCATCCGCCTGACCACCAGCCGCCAATTGCTATATTCGACGCTCGACATGCTGCTGTCGGCACAGCCGATTGATGCAGAAGCTGTCGACATCGTCCTGATCGACACCGACGCTGATTTCCATCTGCTGCGCTATCGGTGGCCCACCGGTACTGCCACGCTGTGGCTGCAGCGTTATCAGGACCCCACCTCGCCGGACATGCACAGTTTGGTGATGCACCACCAGCAGATCGGCTGGACTGAAGGCTATCTGACCCTCAATGCCAGCTACGGGCCGGTGATATGGTCATCCACCCTTCATGTGAACCACCCGCATGACAGCACCACCACGCTTTATCACCGCCCAGAGGCTCTCAATGAAATCGCCTCTCAAACGCGCTACGCCGCCCCATACCAATGGCGCGACTGCTGCGAAAGCGAAGGCCCCGCAGGCATCGCCCACCTGCTGACCCAGTTCGACCACGCACTAAACGCAGACCCCACTGCCCTCGCTACGGCGGCCACTCACCAACGTGCAGTGGCTCGACTGTGGCAGCGCACTCTGCAGTGCGTGGGTGCTGCCGAAGATCGCCATTTGGAGGCCCCACGCTACGACGCACTGACCCCGTGGACCTATGCTGAAGAGGAACATTTATGA
- a CDS encoding 5'-methylthioadenosine/S-adenosylhomocysteine nucleosidase, translating into MSISTVVKAGLCCATLMGAGVAAAAPQQAPIVVQGAMSSEIDTLIKQLKDAKPMTIGKWQFWQGQLDGYPVIVSKTDIGMENASAATALAAATFHPVAIINQGTAGGHDPELHNYDIVIGKESINIGSFKTPFKARGEGTHADTWAPMDLLTEEEDTSDKIVDKPMRAFPADTGLLKAAHRAAEHYSRGKVVDGVIASSDVWNNELDRIALFHQQYGSSMEEMETAAAAQIARGFNIPFMGVRVITNNATNGSQFEPATSEASQLFTTDIVKAYIHQLKR; encoded by the coding sequence GTGTCGATCAGCACCGTAGTAAAAGCAGGGCTGTGCTGTGCCACTCTCATGGGCGCTGGCGTGGCCGCCGCTGCACCGCAGCAGGCTCCGATTGTCGTGCAGGGCGCAATGAGCTCTGAAATCGATACCTTGATCAAGCAGCTCAAGGACGCCAAGCCAATGACCATCGGCAAGTGGCAGTTCTGGCAAGGGCAGCTTGATGGCTATCCGGTTATCGTGTCCAAAACGGATATCGGCATGGAAAATGCCTCGGCGGCGACCGCGCTAGCCGCAGCCACCTTCCATCCGGTAGCGATCATCAATCAGGGCACCGCCGGTGGGCATGATCCTGAGCTGCACAATTACGATATCGTGATCGGTAAGGAATCCATTAACATCGGCAGCTTTAAGACCCCGTTCAAAGCGCGCGGTGAAGGCACGCATGCCGACACGTGGGCCCCGATGGATCTGCTGACCGAGGAAGAAGACACCAGCGACAAAATCGTCGACAAGCCGATGAGAGCGTTTCCAGCCGATACCGGCTTGCTGAAGGCCGCGCACCGCGCCGCTGAGCACTATTCTCGCGGTAAGGTGGTTGATGGTGTCATTGCTTCTTCTGATGTCTGGAACAACGAGCTAGACCGCATCGCCCTGTTCCATCAGCAGTACGGGTCGTCGATGGAAGAGATGGAAACCGCTGCGGCTGCACAGATCGCCAGAGGATTCAACATTCCGTTCATGGGCGTGCGCGTCATCACCAACAATGCGACCAACGGTTCGCAGTTCGAACCGGCAACGTCTGAAGCCAGCCAGCTGTTTACCACGGATATCGTCAAGGCGTATATCCATCAGTTGAAGCGCTAA
- a CDS encoding TonB-dependent siderophore receptor has protein sequence MSIIRRYSIALSGVLLLPIAQARALQRTSDVYEVTASKVSPDSASSQNAASTVVDAPALRAAGVTDTSKLDRVLPGLHMENAGSLLFPSISLRGVTSAQDPYNPALSVYVDGVPQLSTNTIQALTDVQSVELLRGPQGTLYGKSAQGGVINITTRRPTNTPHGYIEGGVESRDGYHSKLHLSGPLQKGLLYGSMTLQRQVDGGDMTNPATGHDDLGGAKTNTGNVKLLLAPDNQPWEIGVSATRECTRATQDTYVAFGDPHNHTLSVESGSPDPYLDRCTNSQTLTGKYTTDAWTFSLINAWQQQHYDRSFPNSTLIANTPERWNQNLQELRATTNPGGPMDVTLGLYRQNTRENLDMRYDMPTGNYLSTQSRTTSNTLAAYSDLTWHVTDRFDLGGGLRFSHDKASTHYAGTMLGSPFGDGNTTSDDQVLGQLSAGYMLNDDWRVYTRIAQGYKPSGYNIIPSPSLSATPFAAEKSINYELGARYESDAVRLQSAVFHTHTKNLQLYSGAQGLQTLTNAGTADATGVELEAAWQFTPNWSWDVSGNVVHSVFANDSDSYAGKRTPFTPRYTLGSGLSGHIDTSYGALTPRLAGHMVGSHYFEGDNTLRQGTYATVDARLGWQATQRLNVELYVDNLFDRRYFTYGYLSGSSAFGQVNMGRTVGLNVRANLF, from the coding sequence ATGTCCATCATCAGGCGCTACTCAATTGCGCTAAGCGGCGTACTGCTGCTGCCCATTGCCCAGGCAAGAGCCTTACAGCGAACATCCGACGTCTACGAAGTCACGGCCAGTAAGGTCTCTCCCGATTCAGCATCGTCACAGAACGCTGCTTCGACCGTAGTGGATGCCCCCGCCTTGAGGGCCGCAGGTGTCACCGATACCAGCAAGCTGGATCGCGTGTTGCCAGGGCTGCATATGGAAAACGCTGGCTCACTGTTGTTTCCTTCTATTTCCCTGCGGGGCGTCACGTCGGCACAGGACCCTTACAACCCCGCGCTCTCCGTGTACGTAGACGGGGTGCCGCAGCTTTCGACTAACACGATACAAGCGCTGACCGATGTCCAGAGCGTCGAACTACTGCGCGGCCCGCAGGGCACGCTGTACGGCAAAAGCGCACAGGGCGGGGTCATCAACATCACAACTCGCCGTCCGACGAATACCCCTCATGGCTATATCGAGGGCGGCGTCGAAAGCCGAGATGGCTACCACAGCAAGCTACACCTTAGTGGCCCGCTGCAGAAAGGCCTGCTGTACGGCAGCATGACCCTTCAACGCCAAGTTGATGGGGGCGACATGACCAACCCTGCCACGGGTCACGATGATCTAGGGGGAGCAAAGACCAATACCGGCAACGTTAAACTGCTGCTGGCTCCGGACAATCAGCCGTGGGAAATCGGGGTATCCGCCACTCGCGAATGCACCCGCGCCACGCAGGATACGTATGTCGCTTTCGGCGATCCGCACAACCACACGTTGAGCGTCGAGTCGGGCTCACCTGATCCCTATCTCGACCGCTGCACCAACAGCCAGACACTGACAGGCAAGTACACCACCGATGCGTGGACGTTCTCGCTGATCAATGCTTGGCAGCAACAGCACTACGACCGCAGTTTTCCCAACAGTACGCTGATCGCCAATACCCCGGAACGCTGGAACCAGAACCTTCAAGAGCTGCGAGCGACCACCAATCCTGGCGGTCCCATGGACGTGACACTGGGTCTTTACCGCCAGAACACGCGTGAAAATCTGGACATGCGTTATGACATGCCTACCGGCAACTACCTGTCCACCCAGTCCCGCACTACCAGCAACACACTGGCCGCCTATTCCGATCTGACCTGGCACGTGACCGATCGCTTTGATCTTGGTGGAGGACTGCGCTTTTCGCACGATAAGGCCAGCACGCACTATGCCGGCACCATGCTTGGAAGTCCTTTTGGTGACGGTAACACCACTAGCGACGATCAGGTACTGGGGCAGCTATCTGCGGGCTATATGCTGAACGACGACTGGCGTGTGTACACCCGCATCGCACAGGGCTACAAACCGTCGGGCTACAACATCATACCGTCGCCCAGTCTATCGGCGACCCCGTTCGCAGCGGAAAAATCCATCAACTACGAACTGGGCGCACGCTACGAAAGCGATGCCGTTCGACTGCAGAGTGCCGTCTTCCACACCCACACCAAAAACCTGCAGCTGTACTCAGGCGCACAGGGCCTACAAACCCTGACCAATGCGGGCACCGCCGACGCAACGGGCGTGGAACTGGAAGCGGCCTGGCAGTTCACCCCGAACTGGAGCTGGGACGTTAGCGGTAACGTCGTGCACTCAGTCTTCGCCAACGACAGCGACTCCTATGCGGGCAAACGCACTCCCTTCACTCCCCGCTATACGCTGGGCAGCGGTCTGAGCGGCCACATCGACACGTCCTATGGCGCGCTGACCCCACGCCTTGCAGGCCACATGGTCGGCTCGCACTACTTCGAAGGAGATAACACGCTACGCCAGGGCACCTATGCGACCGTCGATGCCCGTCTGGGGTGGCAAGCCACTCAGCGCCTGAATGTCGAACTGTACGTCGATAACCTGTTCGATCGCCGCTACTTCACCTACGGCTATCTAAGCGGCAGCAGCGCCTTCGGGCAGGTCAACATGGGCCGAACCGTCGGCCTCAACGTCCGCGCCAACCTGTTCTAA
- a CDS encoding AMP-binding protein: MWLAVLPIAHNFPLACPGVLGTLSQGGRVVLSDTASCDEAMPLIASERVSHVALVPALARLWQQAREWEDSDLSSLNVMQVGGAPLDPRSAQALSRTFACTLQQVFGMAEGLLCYTRLDDDDETCQSTQGRPLSCHDEIRIVDEQERPVPTGDIGQLLTRGPYTITGYYRAPAASAQSFTADGFYRTGDLACCDKHGNVRVEGRLKEQINRAGEKIAATSVETGLKQLPGIEDAVVVAVPDALLGERICAVLMTSASQPSLPELRHALIECGLSRHSLPDQLMVVTHWPLTAVGKIDRQALIRQATVTPPESAA; encoded by the coding sequence ATCTGGCTGGCGGTACTGCCTATCGCCCACAACTTCCCACTGGCCTGCCCCGGTGTACTCGGCACACTGTCACAGGGCGGTCGTGTGGTGCTATCCGATACAGCCAGCTGTGATGAAGCGATGCCGTTGATTGCCTCGGAACGGGTGAGCCACGTAGCGCTGGTTCCCGCACTGGCTCGGCTGTGGCAGCAGGCACGCGAGTGGGAGGACAGCGATCTCTCATCGCTGAACGTCATGCAGGTAGGGGGTGCCCCCCTCGACCCGCGCAGTGCACAAGCCCTAAGCCGTACCTTTGCCTGCACCCTGCAGCAGGTGTTCGGCATGGCAGAAGGGCTGCTGTGCTACACGCGGCTTGATGACGACGACGAAACCTGCCAGTCCACGCAGGGACGGCCGCTGTCTTGTCATGACGAAATACGCATCGTCGACGAACAGGAGCGCCCCGTACCCACAGGCGATATCGGTCAGCTGCTGACGCGCGGCCCCTACACCATCACCGGCTACTACCGCGCTCCAGCCGCCTCGGCACAATCGTTTACGGCCGACGGTTTTTATCGCACTGGCGATCTGGCGTGCTGCGATAAACACGGCAACGTGCGGGTCGAAGGGCGACTCAAGGAACAGATCAACCGTGCAGGCGAGAAGATCGCCGCCACTAGTGTGGAAACGGGCCTGAAGCAGCTGCCGGGTATTGAGGATGCCGTGGTCGTGGCGGTCCCTGATGCCCTACTGGGAGAACGCATCTGTGCCGTACTGATGACTTCGGCTTCACAGCCATCGCTGCCCGAACTTCGTCATGCCCTGATCGAATGCGGCCTCAGCCGTCACTCGCTGCCGGATCAACTTATGGTGGTAACGCACTGGCCACTCACAGCCGTCGGCAAGATTGACCGTCAAGCGCTTATCCGGCAAGCCACCGTCACCCCGCCTGAGTCTGCCGCGTAA
- a CDS encoding FAD-dependent oxidoreductase produces the protein MAERLANNFQFIDVGRHDPEKKDARLRARDFNEIYASFRPQDASSQAHRCLGCGNPYCEWKCPVHNYIPDWLRLVSEGNILKAAELSHQTNSLPEVCGRVCPQDRLCEGACTLNDGFGAVTIGSVEKYITETAFALGWRPDMSNVRWTSRRVAIVGAGPAGLACADVLVRNGVRPVVYDRHPEIGGLLTFGIPEFKLEKTVMTRRRAIFEDMGVHFHLNSEVGRDVSFTDLIEGYDAVFIGTGTYKSMTGGLPGEELPGVHKALDFLISNVKHRLGLGTDVEYLSMRDKRVVVLGGGDTAMDCTRTAIRQGAASVTCAYRRDEANMPGSRREVKNAREEGVEFSFNRQPIAIEAGADGQVTGVRVVQTRLGSPDAEGRRVAEVIPGSEMVMPADAVIVAFGFQPHDTPWLAEHGIDVDSRGRVVASVQENVGGPLAYQTTNDKVFAGGDMVRGSDLVVTAVHEGRVAASSILDYLKV, from the coding sequence ATGGCCGAACGTCTTGCCAACAATTTTCAGTTTATTGATGTAGGTCGGCACGATCCCGAGAAGAAAGATGCCCGCCTGCGCGCTCGCGACTTCAACGAGATCTACGCGTCCTTCCGTCCGCAGGATGCGTCCAGTCAGGCGCACCGTTGCCTAGGCTGCGGCAACCCATACTGCGAGTGGAAATGCCCGGTCCACAACTACATTCCCGACTGGCTGCGATTGGTCAGCGAAGGCAACATCCTTAAGGCTGCCGAGCTGTCTCACCAGACCAACTCGCTGCCGGAAGTCTGTGGTCGTGTGTGTCCGCAGGATCGCCTGTGTGAAGGGGCCTGTACGCTGAACGATGGCTTTGGGGCCGTCACCATTGGGTCGGTAGAGAAGTACATTACCGAAACCGCTTTTGCGTTGGGCTGGCGTCCTGACATGAGCAACGTGCGCTGGACGAGCCGCCGCGTTGCCATCGTCGGTGCTGGTCCTGCCGGGCTGGCCTGTGCGGACGTACTGGTACGCAACGGTGTACGTCCGGTCGTTTACGACCGTCATCCAGAAATCGGCGGGCTGCTGACCTTCGGGATTCCCGAATTTAAGCTCGAAAAGACCGTGATGACGCGTCGCCGTGCGATCTTTGAAGACATGGGCGTTCATTTCCACCTCAACAGTGAAGTGGGACGTGATGTCAGCTTTACCGATCTGATCGAAGGCTATGATGCGGTCTTCATTGGTACCGGTACCTACAAGTCTATGACCGGTGGGCTGCCGGGCGAAGAGCTGCCGGGTGTGCACAAGGCGCTCGACTTCCTGATCAGCAACGTCAAGCACCGCTTGGGGTTGGGAACGGATGTCGAGTACCTGTCGATGCGCGATAAACGCGTCGTGGTGCTGGGCGGTGGCGATACCGCGATGGACTGCACGCGTACGGCGATTCGTCAGGGCGCGGCTTCCGTGACCTGTGCCTATCGTCGTGATGAAGCGAACATGCCGGGTTCACGCCGCGAAGTGAAGAATGCGCGTGAAGAAGGCGTCGAGTTCAGCTTCAACCGCCAACCGATCGCGATCGAAGCGGGGGCTGACGGTCAGGTGACGGGTGTCCGGGTTGTCCAGACGCGCCTGGGGTCACCGGATGCAGAAGGGCGTCGCGTCGCGGAAGTCATCCCTGGCTCTGAAATGGTGATGCCAGCCGATGCTGTCATCGTCGCCTTTGGTTTCCAGCCACACGATACACCGTGGTTGGCCGAGCACGGCATTGATGTGGACAGCCGTGGTCGCGTGGTGGCATCGGTACAGGAAAACGTGGGTGGCCCGCTGGCGTATCAGACCACCAATGACAAGGTGTTTGCCGGTGGCGATATGGTCCGTGGTTCCGATCTGGTGGTGACCGCCGTGCATGAAGGACGCGTAGCGGCCAGCAGCATTCTGGACTACCTGAAGGTGTGA
- a CDS encoding AMP-binding protein: MSTHDALLAPFATPLDEQLAEWAIRYASKTALVEGHHRLSYCALNERVDTAARHLHTLGIAPSDHVLLQLPNSADFVIVLFALLRLGALPILMVPSLRERDLLPLLDATQPTAYIMEVAQHQAQAETFRTHCPALRLVIGRGDNSGMPDDSTVHPLSRLYAPCTQPLPHLQRQGSDIAVLLLSGGTTGTPKLIPRTHADYSYNFRASAEVCGMDDRSVYLAGGTAYRPQLPTGLPRCTRHTVTGRSCGAIRYSQL, translated from the coding sequence ATGAGCACCCATGACGCGCTACTGGCACCTTTCGCGACACCCCTTGATGAACAACTGGCCGAATGGGCCATTCGGTACGCCAGCAAAACCGCACTGGTCGAGGGGCATCACCGCCTGTCCTACTGCGCTCTGAACGAACGAGTGGATACCGCTGCGCGCCACCTGCATACGCTGGGCATCGCTCCCAGCGACCATGTGCTGCTGCAACTGCCCAATAGTGCAGATTTCGTCATCGTGCTGTTCGCGCTTTTGCGGCTGGGGGCATTGCCCATACTGATGGTTCCATCGCTGCGTGAACGCGACCTGCTGCCCTTACTGGATGCCACTCAGCCTACGGCCTACATCATGGAGGTGGCCCAGCATCAAGCACAGGCCGAGACCTTCCGTACCCACTGCCCGGCCCTGCGCCTCGTAATCGGTCGCGGCGATAACTCCGGCATGCCCGACGATTCCACCGTTCACCCGCTATCCCGCCTGTACGCACCTTGCACTCAGCCACTCCCGCACCTACAGCGCCAGGGCAGCGACATCGCCGTACTACTGCTGTCAGGGGGCACCACGGGGACACCAAAACTCATTCCCCGCACCCACGCTGACTACAGCTATAACTTCCGCGCCTCTGCGGAGGTCTGCGGCATGGATGACCGTAGCGTCTATCTGGCTGGCGGTACTGCCTATCGCCCACAACTTCCCACTGGCCTGCCCCGGTGTACTCGGCACACTGTCACAGGGCGGTCGTGTGGTGCTATCCGATACAGCCAGCTGTGA
- a CDS encoding thioesterase II family protein → MSTSSLLTPLVDNANGPFHLIMCPFAGGSGSAFQTWRALTPSRQLPSLTLVTYPGRDRLRNRPPAQSIEVLADQLADTLSMLDPRMPVVMAGHSMGAQVAFETCARLHGSPHAPQALVISGCHAPHEQGRRQLRSLNDSAFIEQLADIGGCSPALLEAPELMALFMPLLRADFHATETYHRTLPAHDAKLHLPALLLCGRQDREASAEEVAAWQAWLPQADAPAIMEGDHFYPLQHPSAFLHRIVHHFHLHAEQGRHHHEHP, encoded by the coding sequence ATGAGCACGTCATCCCTACTGACGCCGCTGGTGGATAATGCAAATGGCCCTTTCCACTTGATCATGTGTCCCTTTGCCGGAGGCAGCGGCAGCGCCTTTCAGACTTGGCGCGCGCTTACACCGTCCCGACAACTGCCCAGCCTTACACTGGTCACCTATCCCGGACGGGATCGTCTGCGCAACCGCCCTCCAGCACAGAGTATTGAAGTGCTGGCCGACCAGCTGGCCGATACGCTCAGCATGCTGGACCCGCGAATGCCGGTCGTCATGGCCGGCCATAGCATGGGCGCGCAGGTGGCCTTCGAGACCTGCGCGCGGCTACACGGCAGCCCCCATGCCCCGCAGGCACTGGTGATATCGGGCTGCCATGCGCCGCATGAACAAGGACGTCGCCAGCTTCGCTCACTGAACGACAGCGCTTTTATCGAACAGCTGGCCGATATCGGGGGCTGCTCCCCAGCCTTGCTCGAAGCCCCCGAACTGATGGCACTGTTCATGCCCTTACTGCGCGCCGATTTCCACGCTACCGAGACCTATCACCGCACGTTGCCTGCCCACGATGCGAAGCTGCACCTTCCTGCCCTGCTACTGTGCGGACGCCAAGATAGAGAAGCCTCTGCGGAAGAAGTTGCTGCATGGCAAGCCTGGTTACCGCAGGCGGACGCACCGGCCATCATGGAAGGCGACCATTTTTACCCACTTCAGCACCCCAGCGCGTTCCTTCACCGTATTGTGCACCACTTCCACCTTCACGCAGAGCAAGGCAGGCACCACCATGAGCACCCATGA